The stretch of DNA tgttttcaaactgcaatCACGCGACacacactcaaagcagaatttggcagatttgctgaCTTTGAGTCTCACAAAATTCTCCCAGAAGCAGAgaattttcatattcaggctgtgaaacaggttgctgggagtcagcttttaaaaatgtagtcATTGGGgaggcctctagctcacccagttagagcgttcgccccatgtaggctgagtccttcgGTGGCGtaggttcgaatccaacctgcttctctttgctgcatgtcatcccccatctctctccaccattcatgtctatccactgtcactatatataataaagggaaaagccccaaaaaagttaTCTAAAAACAGCCTGGAACACTTGTGGGATTAGCTttggcgtgctgttcgtgccagagtgaccaacacaaccacgttggctgacttgcgactaATGCtagttgaagaatgggatgccatcccatagcagtgtgtgaccaggctggtgaccagcatgacgagggggtgccaggctgttgtagctgtgtatggttcttccacacgctacaatatttcttgtttcttcaaacttcaatcatccaatccaccaaacaccaaacgagtcaatggcagaatagtttggcattggcagagaagatttggcaaatttttaaaacccacatactcagcgctgctgctcatcccacaaatgcatgttcctggggcaccatttgaaagggaactaaacaggctttccaacggtataagatttattgccaaaaagcattattaccacagagaaataatctaccaaatgCAAagttccttactttttgtgctaagtttatataggCTATGTAATTCATAAACAAAGTGTTTTTGCTGTCTAAAATGTGGCCTTTTTAAGCTGAAATCAATTTGAAAAACTGtcataaaatgtttgttttttctgatATTAGAGAATATCATGGATGAGCTTATTCCAAAAGTGTTCTATTTAAAGTGCTTTTGTGATGGTATATATATCAAGTCAATAAAGTttttttgaattaaaaaaaaaatcagcaattTCACAGAAGAGACGGACAGCAATATGgcgcacacatagacacagcgGTCCAATCGGCTTTCTCCATTCCTGACAGCTGGCCAATGACAGAGCCCGCATCAGGCTGAAAACTATTCAACATGGAGACAACAGTTGAAAAGCTTGAGGCGATGGTAAGCACAGCGTAaaactgttttgttttctgtaatATTCACCTTCTGAATTAGCTTTTTGTCCTTGGTGAACGATTCCAGACACATTTGGCAGCCCATTAATTATCGATGGGGTATTCATCCTATCACAGTAAGAGCAGCAGGTCATGGTTTTCTCTTTGTATTAATAAACAATTCAAACTCCTTTGCGCCATTCAGCAGGCCTGTCTACGTACCGTTAATGTGGTATCCCTCCGTCTTACTAACTATTACTAACGTTATTAAAACAACAGCGGAAGGCCAGCTCACACCTAACGTTAAGCTGTCAAAAGCCGCTTCCTTcttcaaaatataaaacatgGCCACCATTAAAACCTGTACGTTACATAGCTGTTGTTCCGTGTGAAAAAGTATTCCTGTAATGTAGCATCATAACAACAAGCCAGCGGTCAGTCAACACAGCTGGCCACAGTTCAGCATTAGAGACTAGTCATTTTCACTACAGCTCAAATATATTTTCGTTAGATTTTAGCTCTTTCCAACTTACAGACAATTCACTTTTATTCCAGACATAACGTTACGTTTTTCGAAACTCTACAATAATGTTAGCTAACTCTGTAATTAGGAAGCAGAGGAGGACTGCAGAAGGTCCAATAAAACAGGTATACAATGTTTGACCAAATAAtctcaactcaaggtccactaaCTAGCcttttccagagctttcaacAGCATCTCACTTGCCATTTCCCATATCCTTAATACAGTGGCTTGcataagtttacacacccatgctaaagttgactaaaaagaggaatagaaaaccatcttttggaaattgatcttaatgccttaattaaaaaatgaggaaaaatccgacctttaaggacaccaattttctttgtgaatgaataatgtatcgtaaataaataaatgttcttccttaaaatacagggggcataagtaagtacacccctatgttaaattcccatagaggcaggcagatttttatttttaaaggccagttatttcatggatccaggatactatgcatcctgataaagttcccttggcctttggaattaaaatagccccacattatcacatacccttcaccatacctagacattggcatggttttatttcagttaacctaatagctggtttgatttgcattgagagatgattttatggaaagtaccccatgccaatctctaggtatggtgaaggggatgtgattgatgaaaattggtgtccttaaaggttgaatttttcctctttttagtcaactttagcatgggtgtgtaaacttatgCAAGCCACTGTACTGATTCTAAGCAGGTTTTAGTATGTGGTGTGTTCACACTAGAAAAGTTACAAAATAAAGTATAGTAGTAGTATCCTACTAGAGACCTTTCACTCAAAACTAATGCGTACAAATGTGAACTCAGGGTTTTCCTCTACCATTATTTATAAGTCTTAAGTGCAGGACCCAAGCCGTTTTTGGCAGCACATAAGCTGAATAAATGTGAAATGCtgcaaaaaaacgttgaaaaaagcattaaactaactagaagacttttctcagatctaatttGGTCCCTAGTGAACTTCTTCagcaagttttgtcttcaaGCTTTTTTAGTGGTGTTTGAgagcttttccaatgttttagatACTGATATGGAGATATTAATGGTCCAAAattatgtcacttttttttttttttaaattgaaaaacatCCCATTCTCTCTCACCGATGTCTTGGACAAACCCAGAGAAACCACTGGAACCTCATGGTGTCGCTAAAGGAAAACTCATTTTGGGTCAATCAGTCTAGTCAATGTTGGGATATTTGACTGGATAAGTGGAAACCTTGACCTGCTGGCAGCGCTAAAGGATGAGTCCCCAGGATTTCTCCTCTGGAGACcttgaatgtctgtaccaaatgttatggcaaatagttgttgagatctTTCAGTCTGGACCGAGTGCTGAACTGAGCGTATAGGATATATTACACACAACATATGCCAACACATTCTGTTTGTCACAGCGAGATATCTTCTCACATTTATGTGACACACTGACTCCCAACTCACTGAGCCGTGAGAACGTCCGGCCTTTGGCTAAGCCAGTGTTCTGTCTGTCCAGTGCCCCTTTTATATTGTGCTACTGGTGACCCTTCTAGAAAAGCAGTGCAATGTTAAAAGGGCATTGGCCAGAAAATGGTTACAAGCGATGGAAACGTCTCAAACTCTGAAGCTTCAGCTGTTGGCAGATGCTCTGACTTCATTGCACTACTGTATCAGACAGCTAGCAGTGCAATAGTATTGTCAAAGCATCTGAAAACTGCAGAGACCAGCTgcactgactacgtttacagTTCTAGACTGTATCAAGTCCAGTGGACGTGATCTTTGGACCATTGTGTGGTCTGATGAAGTGGGTGAGACTAGGCCAGTGTATTGTAAGCCCGGCGGCCCACCAGGCCTAAATTGCCCCCCAACAGGCCTAAGCCActggaatgacatgcagcaaagggccgcaggttggagtcgaacccgcggccgctgcgtcgaggagtaaacctctacatatgggtgCGCGCTCCACCagctgagctacccaggcgcccaattgttctgtatttttaagaggttttttaaactacagtggGGTGGCTCTGTTGGAAACTTATacgtagtcatattttcaaatctccagttagcttttagctctgACTTAATGTACGGCCCTGTGGAATCTGCGTTTAGCTCAGGGATGTCAAACTCATTTGagttcatgggccacatacCCGTGatttgatctcaagtgggccagaccagtaaaccagtccagaaagatcagaaactttatctgccacagagtttcttgtcagcttgatgttgatgttggagagaggggtaatattctgagaaaaaacTCAGAATTTCTAAGATTAAAGGCGTAAATTTACGGAAAAAGAActtcacactttgcaaagtcatccagtgggcctgatCGGACCCTTGGGCGGGCCAGTTCTGGCCCACGGCCCGTATGTTTGACACACCTGGTTTAGCTTTTTTTGTGATtccgtccatgattctgttatcaccGAAACTATTAGGCTCTACGTTAAGGCtggctgcacactggctgcgtggcgtgagcgtgtcagctgcgtggcgtgtccgtttttatttcggctcccatggtaacaggttagagctttcaCACTACCTGCGTAACAcacacgtctcaggcgcggctcgagctgcgccgaaaacgcgtgcatgctagaaataggaccgacgcctatttttcacgcgacacgcaagcgtgttggaagtgtttccaggcaaaatagaataggaaaagatgtttatatgtcattttgacacaaatacatttaataaatgacatgatgtttgaaagtctctaggttcgAAATAttttgtagcctattttgccgtcagtACTTCCAACGtggtctttgctgtaatcaaatcagtatatgtttgtgtttaacatggtatttcattttatcaatgggaaacatccatgtgtccagacaaggctagcagcagcagcgccgcgtcagacaagtttctggtgtgcaaagacatagaaaacaccacgcagccgccacgcaactgacacgcaacagaaacgccacgctcacgccacgcaggcagtgtgcagccGGCCTAATGCTGCCGTCAGTCCGGGACTGGTCCCAGCCGGGCCCTcgttaaaaaaaagacacttgccaccgggcTAAACGACTGTTCTGGTACCCTGGTGTCTAAGTGTTGGCTGCTAACCTACTGTGAGCTTGTGCTACACTCCACATGGTCACATTATCGGGCTCGTTCAAAACTGCTTTTAACAACAACTGATAGAGAAATGCTATGCTATACTAAAGGACATTCTGTGCcataactagggctgcaaccaacgaTTATTCCCATTGCAGATGAATCTGTCCATTGTTTTCTCGGTTGGgcctaatcgattagttgtttggtctatataaatgtcagaaaatggtgaaaaatgttgatcagtgtttcccaaagcccaagagattcagtttactgtcacagaggagtgaagaatctagaaaatgtttacattttaggAGCTAGAATCAGAGATTTTAgacgttttatttttgttaaaatatgACTCGAACCGATTAATcaaatatctatatatttatatatatatagttggccattcatttaatagttgacatctAATCCAATAatggattcatctttgcagcccTATATGTAACCAGTCCCATCAAACGCCACTGTAACACACTGGCTATATTATATGTTAGAGAGCTATAACTTTTGCCTCTTTTTATCCACAGAAACTGAATAGGCAATGTTTTACCAGTTGCACATTGTGTTATTGTTTCTTACATTCTtcatgccatttttttttatttcgaaCCCTGCCCTACTTAAAGCAgggtatatatgtgtgtgtgtgcagcagtgtGCTAGCAGAGCGTAAAGCTGAGTGTCTTTGCAGTTCCTGAAGTCCGAGGCAGACCTGGAGTACATCGAGAAGCGGCTGAAGCTGGACTTCATCAACAACACTGCAGAGAATGGATGTCCCGCTGAGGTGATAACTGAAACCACAGCTGTTATTTCTGCTGACATTCCCACCCAACTAAAGACAGGGTTCCCTCCAACACCATCTGCAGTCTACAGGACATTAAAAAAGCTGCTGTAGTTCAGACGCTGGAATTATCGGTGGACAATATTTATGGGCCattgtagggctgggcaatatagtGATATCGATATATGTaattagattttggatatcgttaTATATcctaatatggcataagtgttgtcttttcctggttttacaggctgcattacagtaaagtgatgtcattgtctgaacttaccagactgttgtaactgttctattatttgcctttacccacttagtcattatatcaacattactgatgattatttatcaaaaatctcattggtaaactattttgtaaaagcaccaGTTCTCAaacctacaatatcgtcgcaatatcgacattgatgtatttggtcaaaaatatcgtgatatctgattttctccatatcgcccagtgACTTACTAGCTATTAACCTTCAATataaaccagtggtggaatgtaactaagtacatttactcaagtactgtacttaagtacaaatgttgagctacttgtactttacttgggtcttttcttttcatgccactttctacttctactcggttacatttcagagagaaatattgtactttttactccactacattcacctgacagctttagttactagttactttacacattaagatggttgcacacaaaacacatgtagttgtGGTTCAGCCCTAATAGACACTGTGCCTGCAGGAGAACCCGGCGCTGATGCTGGAGAATCTGAGGGCCATCAAGGCCAAACACACAGCGCTGTGCTCCCAGGTGAAGGAGATCGCAGTCGCACAGAAAGAATCCATGGACTCCATCAGCAGCGACCTCAGCAGTGCCATGGAGCTGGTCCAGCACCTCCAGCAGACTACTGATGTGGAGGTACCCACACAAACACTAGCATCGCTGCTCCTACTCCCACCGTATGTACTCCTACTCTATACAGAGGAAAGGTTCCATATTCTACAGTCTTTCAGTAGATTATGATGCCAGTGAAGACTTCTGATGCACATGACTCCTGTcaacaaaaagccatttgcGAGCACAGATTCACGTTTCACAAAAGATTGTCGCTCACAGACGGCAGATACATTTGTAAGTCCTGCAGGGTTTATGCATGCGGCACGCAAGTACGGTATGCATTTTGATTACGAACAATGAGTCAAAGTAAAcatgagaggaaatgatctCATGCTGCAAATTCGCTGTTTGCACGTTGAAGTTTTGGAGAAATGGCCCCCAGGTGCAAAATTGTACAACCATTGCAGTTAAACGTATACGGGTCTGTACTTTGGCTTTCACTTCAATAGAAAGATGTAGAAGATAGTACATGATGATCATACAGGGTACCCGTGGGCTCTTAAAGGGTGGCTCGCCTGGTGGAGCGCacgcccatgtatagaggtttactcctccatgcagcagccgcgggttcgactccgacctgcggccctttgctactTGGCGTTCCCTCCTCCCCTTTCATGACTTGAGCTGTCCTATaacagaaaggcataaaatgacccccaaaaaaatatatataattttgaaaaataaggcattaaaggtccagtgtgtaacgtgtttagttgttcattatcaaaatctgtgttgcccgttcacaaacttgtcctttttcatgaatatttaccaccaccatcaattccaagtattcctattggcttgaaattttacatttgcgtttgcatgaactggggtagacactccatattcatgctccatcttgaaatacgttagctggtaagggacatacacgacatactgctccgcctttcgtgttttcgctgtcacatgataaactcacagctgctgctaattctgctaatgggtatcgtagcttcccggccccggcaagtttgaagaaggaaacatggaggaccacacgtattcaaaatccaaatttcaggaacaggaatcctcttcttcgcccagaaaaagagaaaggatACTGAAGAGagcggctttttgaagcgtgaaggctaccgtagctgtaatacgtactttgaactgcgtggtgcgagagagttgattgatatatgatctcaacgctagatgggagaaattcaaattgaaataaaAGTGTTCAATTTCGTTCACAAAGGTCTAGCATTTGTATTGTCCTTTTATAAGATTAAAGAACTCCATTGTTTCGTCACaaagcatgtactgtatgtattgaGTACTACAATAAAATGTTGTATCAAGTACTTcgtaaacaattatttttatagCCTACAATTGTTTCTGATATTCCATTATATGCTACGTGCGTTTGCCAGACTGTCCATGAAGTTGGTATTAAATTATATTCTAAATGGTgttaaaaaaggtcttaaatttaactCGTGGAAActtggggggggtggggggggtgtgtACCTTGTCATAATGcatatgaaatatgaaatttGCCATGTCTTCCTTTTTATTAATCTCTAAATATACTGCAGCTGTGGGTACCAACGATTGACCGTGTCCTTGTTGACATGCTGCAGGTTCCGCCGCTGACGGCGCCGGAGCGGGAGGCAGCGGAGCTCCTGGGTACAGCAACCAGTGAGACCACAACAGAGGTAAGACCCAATCGCTACCCAGAAGCCTTTGTGTTTATTGCTAACGTTTGTCACCACTTCATTGGCTGCATCCCGACAAAATCCCTCCAGCGGTTCACTGAGCAGCAAGGCTCTGTTCTAGGCTCAGTTTATAAGGGGGGGTTTCATCATATCACACTTTGAGTTAGATGTAGGGCTTCTCACTGTGAATCAAATAATATGCCTATAtatgcctatatatatatatatatatatattagggctgtcaattgattaaaaaaatgtatctaatgaattacagactctgtgattaattaatcgaaattaatcgcatacataattaacggtgcctgaaccgatactttttaagaaagtaagaaaagaaaacaaagggtactaaacaatagttggtgacattaaagcccatgttgcagggtttattttctaatgaatttgtgcaatttgcttgttggtaataaacatttaaactgttacccaacaacatcaaatacaatggatatcacaaaacggaataaaatacgaaaaagtagtactattttacagcggtttgcaatgattctcttttcccccacaatgcattgcattacgtcacgttggggagacgacagacgaaagccccgtctctgttcactgtctat from Sander lucioperca isolate FBNREF2018 chromosome 13, SLUC_FBN_1.2, whole genome shotgun sequence encodes:
- the ska2 gene encoding spindle and kinetochore-associated protein 2 isoform X1 — translated: METTVEKLEAMFLKSEADLEYIEKRLKLDFINNTAENGCPAEENPALMLENLRAIKAKHTALCSQVKEIAVAQKESMDSISSDLSSAMELVQHLQQTTDVEVPPLTAPEREAAELLGTATSETTTEVPPALEASAPQQPLSCEYEELSEATLETVPPSVRSNIKLADLNVFYQQLQQHLGNNSGSLSVQKMKQLKMKVSDAKLKVLQHLSLVECDRKGHVRLAM
- the ska2 gene encoding spindle and kinetochore-associated protein 2 isoform X2; this encodes METTVEKLEAMFLKSEADLEYIEKRLKLDFINNTAENGCPAEENPALMLENLRAIKAKHTALCSQVKEIAVAQKESMDSISSDLSSAMELVQHLQQTTDVEVPPLTAPEREAAELLGTATSETTTEVPPALEASAPQQPLSCEYEELSEATLETVPPSVRSNIKLADLNVFYQQLQQHLGNNSSLSVQKMKQLKMKVSDAKLKVLQHLSLVECDRKGHVRLAM